The Sporocytophaga myxococcoides DSM 11118 genome window below encodes:
- a CDS encoding Ig-like domain-containing protein, producing MSVLLSFFVFTSIHAQDITAPPVNIGSVDDFYNAVHLSENQIKTRKIKKCTIPVTKDSVSAQINIKKTVDGEEVIIGEVQDKEASSVTFSIADGKLNGYVVIPSDRKAFRYFSQKGNVFVEEEDINKVICIDFNKSLNAEKRALPVQAPPSGSAVYNLQSLAGAVAVAYLDFDGQVVTGTRWNGGNTINALPGNFSETEVTNIWKMISEDYRAFNINITTNEAVFNAAPKGRRIRCIFTPTNTASPGAGGVAYVNSFRWTDDTPCWVFNSGTKGGGEAGSHEIGHTLGLSHDGRTSPKEDYYSGQGIWAPIMGVGYSKGLVQWSRGEYANANQTQDDITIISGTGNGFGFRTDEAGNTNATAKALFVSQSGVVAEAQNYGIISQRTDVDIYSFTTSGGTVTLTINPAPSYPNLDIVATLKNASGTTLATSNPTASAPSSQTGPTAINGLYASFNINLSAGTYYLNIDGTGQGDPLTTGYSDYSSLGEYFISGTIPMSQVNQKPVVKITSPLNNAVFIAPASINATAVATDADGTISEVSFVGIGSSVSDVTSPYSASWNNIAAGTYKIVANVKDNNGGVGTDTVTVTVVPAVNQNPVVKITSPTNNAVFTAPANISVTATATDADGAISEVSFVGVGSSVSDVTSPYSASWTNVAAGTYKIVANAKDNNGGVGTDTVTVTVVPAINQRPVVKITSPVNNAVFTAPATISVTATATDADGTISEVSFVGVGSSVSDVTSPYSASWTNVAAGTYKVVANVKDNNGGVGTDTVTVTVVPAVNQKPVVKITSPANNAVFTAPANISVAATATDADGTISEVSFVGAGASVLDVTSPYSASWANVAAGIYKIVANVKDNNGGVGTDTVTVTVVPAVNQNPSVSITSPLNNASFNAPANVTITANASDADGTISGVAFYNGSLLLGSDNTAPYTFTITGAAAGTYSLTAVATDNLGGKTTSSIVSVKVENILTTGINGPSCLVAGQRYLFVLSPEATFTNISWWTNAQATIEVDPLDKSKVYITYSANISSVSISAGVNYSVSPWYKQYDKILKVGGCPSAAIEEAAFSALSAKSEESLASVQEEILLSLKLYDFQGKEIAYNGELTLDFNKISEYLEDGAYIVYGVTNQKVIKKKIVVQR from the coding sequence ATGAGTGTTCTTTTATCTTTTTTTGTTTTCACAAGTATTCATGCCCAGGATATTACGGCTCCTCCAGTTAATATCGGAAGTGTGGATGATTTTTATAACGCCGTACATCTTTCCGAGAACCAGATTAAAACCCGCAAGATAAAGAAGTGTACCATCCCTGTTACAAAAGATTCGGTTTCGGCTCAGATTAATATTAAAAAAACTGTTGATGGTGAAGAAGTCATCATTGGAGAAGTTCAGGATAAAGAGGCTTCATCAGTAACCTTTTCTATTGCTGATGGGAAATTGAATGGCTATGTAGTAATTCCTTCTGATAGAAAGGCATTCAGGTATTTCTCTCAAAAAGGAAATGTATTTGTTGAAGAGGAAGATATTAATAAAGTTATATGCATCGATTTTAATAAATCTTTAAATGCTGAAAAAAGGGCTTTACCTGTCCAAGCTCCGCCTTCCGGATCAGCAGTGTATAATCTTCAAAGTTTGGCTGGAGCTGTTGCCGTTGCCTATCTGGACTTTGACGGACAAGTTGTAACGGGAACAAGATGGAACGGTGGGAATACTATCAATGCCTTGCCTGGCAATTTTTCAGAAACTGAAGTGACTAATATCTGGAAAATGATCAGTGAAGATTACAGAGCTTTTAATATAAATATTACTACGAATGAAGCTGTGTTTAACGCTGCCCCTAAAGGTAGAAGGATCAGATGTATTTTTACTCCTACAAACACTGCTTCTCCTGGTGCTGGTGGCGTTGCATATGTTAATTCTTTCAGATGGACAGATGATACACCTTGCTGGGTTTTCAATAGCGGCACTAAAGGTGGTGGTGAGGCCGGTTCTCATGAAATCGGACATACTTTAGGCCTATCTCATGATGGTAGAACCTCACCCAAAGAAGATTACTATTCCGGACAGGGAATCTGGGCCCCAATCATGGGGGTTGGTTACTCTAAGGGGCTAGTTCAGTGGAGTCGTGGAGAATATGCAAATGCTAATCAAACTCAGGATGATATAACCATTATCTCTGGCACAGGAAATGGATTCGGTTTCAGAACTGATGAGGCGGGCAATACCAATGCTACTGCTAAAGCACTGTTTGTGTCTCAGTCTGGAGTGGTGGCGGAAGCTCAAAATTATGGCATTATTTCACAGAGAACAGATGTCGACATCTATTCATTTACGACCTCAGGTGGTACTGTTACTTTAACGATTAATCCAGCTCCGTCTTATCCTAATCTTGATATAGTTGCTACTCTTAAAAATGCTTCGGGAACAACATTGGCTACTTCCAATCCCACAGCCTCTGCTCCAAGTAGTCAGACAGGGCCCACTGCAATAAATGGTTTGTATGCTTCATTTAACATAAACCTCTCTGCAGGAACTTATTATTTGAATATTGATGGAACAGGGCAAGGAGATCCTTTAACTACTGGATATTCTGATTATTCCTCTCTAGGTGAATATTTCATATCAGGTACTATACCTATGAGTCAGGTTAATCAGAAGCCTGTTGTTAAAATCACGTCTCCTCTTAACAATGCTGTATTTATAGCACCTGCCAGTATAAATGCCACAGCTGTCGCAACGGATGCCGATGGGACGATAAGTGAAGTTTCATTTGTAGGCATTGGATCATCGGTGTCAGATGTTACCAGTCCATATAGCGCTAGCTGGAATAACATAGCAGCAGGTACTTATAAAATTGTAGCGAATGTTAAAGATAATAACGGAGGAGTGGGAACTGATACAGTAACGGTAACGGTTGTTCCTGCAGTTAATCAAAACCCTGTGGTAAAGATTACTTCTCCTACAAACAATGCAGTATTTACTGCACCTGCCAATATCAGCGTCACAGCTACTGCAACTGATGCAGACGGAGCTATAAGCGAAGTTTCATTTGTTGGCGTCGGATCATCGGTGTCAGACGTTACCAGTCCATATAGTGCTAGCTGGACCAATGTAGCAGCCGGTACTTACAAAATTGTTGCGAATGCTAAAGATAATAATGGAGGAGTAGGGACTGATACTGTAACTGTAACAGTGGTTCCTGCAATTAATCAACGTCCGGTTGTAAAGATCACCTCTCCTGTAAACAATGCAGTATTTACAGCACCTGCTACTATTAGTGTCACAGCTACAGCAACTGATGCAGACGGAACTATAAGTGAAGTTTCATTTGTTGGTGTTGGGTCATCGGTGTCAGACGTTACCAGTCCATATAGTGCTAGCTGGACCAATGTAGCAGCCGGTACTTACAAAGTTGTTGCGAATGTTAAAGATAATAACGGAGGAGTGGGAACTGATACGGTAACGGTAACAGTTGTCCCTGCAGTTAATCAAAAACCTGTAGTAAAGATTACTTCTCCTGCAAACAATGCAGTATTTACAGCACCTGCCAATATCAGTGTCGCAGCTACAGCAACTGATGCAGACGGCACGATAAGTGAAGTTTCATTTGTTGGCGCAGGAGCATCTGTATTGGATGTTACCAGTCCATATAGTGCCAGCTGGGCCAATGTAGCAGCAGGCATTTACAAAATTGTTGCGAATGTCAAAGATAATAATGGAGGAGTAGGGACTGATACGGTAACAGTAACAGTTGTTCCAGCAGTTAATCAGAACCCTTCTGTTTCAATTACCAGTCCGCTTAATAATGCTTCGTTTAATGCTCCCGCAAATGTCACTATTACAGCAAATGCTTCAGATGCAGATGGTACTATTTCAGGAGTGGCATTTTACAATGGATCATTGTTATTGGGGTCTGATAATACAGCACCTTATACTTTTACAATTACTGGAGCTGCAGCAGGTACATACAGTCTGACAGCTGTGGCGACCGATAATCTTGGAGGAAAAACAACTTCTTCTATAGTTTCGGTGAAGGTTGAAAATATATTAACTACTGGAATTAACGGCCCTTCTTGCCTGGTTGCAGGGCAAAGATATTTGTTTGTGCTATCTCCGGAAGCCACATTTACCAATATAAGTTGGTGGACCAATGCTCAGGCAACTATAGAGGTAGATCCTTTAGATAAAAGTAAAGTGTATATAACCTATTCAGCAAACATATCATCTGTCAGTATCAGTGCAGGAGTTAACTATTCTGTAAGTCCTTGGTACAAGCAATATGATAAAATTTTGAAGGTAGGAGGTTGCCCTTCTGCTGCAATAGAAGAAGCTGCCTTCAGTGCATTATCGGCTAAATCTGAGGAAAGCCTAGCAAGTGTGCAGGAGGAAATTTTGTTATCTTTAAAGCTCTATGATTTTCAAGGTAAAGAAATTGCCTATAATGGTGAATTAACTCTGGATTTTAATAAAATCAGCGAATATCTAGAAGACGGAGCATATATTGTCTATGGGGTCACAAACCAGAAAGTGATAAAGAAAAAGATTGTTGTACAGAGGTAA